From the Thermodesulfobacteriota bacterium genome, the window CCTTCCCCCGCTGCCGTTCCGGTGGTGCTCATCCAAGGCGACGGAATCGGCCCCGAGGTCGCCCCGGCGGCGGTCGAGGCCATCGAGGCCGCGGTGAAGGCCGCGTACGGGGGGGCCCGCTCCCTGGCCTGGCGGGAGGCGCTGGCCGGCAGGGCCGCCTTCGACCGCACCGGCTCCCCCCTGCCCCCGGAGACCCTGGAGGCCATCCGCGCGGCGCGGGTCGCCCTCAAGGGCCCCCTGGAGACCCCGGTGGGCGGAGGCATCCGCAGCCTCAACGTGGCGCTGCGCCAGACCCTGGACCTCTATGCCTGCGTGCGCCCCGTGCGGGCCTTCCCGGGGGTGCCGGCGCCCGTGGTGCACCCCGAGCGCCTCGATATCGTCATCTTCCGGGAAAACACCGAAGACGTGTACGCGGGCATCGAGTGGCGCGAGGGCACCCCCGAAGCGCACAAGCTCATCCGCTTCCTGGCCGAGGAGATGGGGGCGGCGATTCCCGAAGACTCGGGGATCGGGATCAAGCCCATGAGCGTTCGCGGCTCCAAGCGCCTGGTGCGCCGGGCCATCCGCTACGCTCTGGAGAGCGGGCGCCGGTCGGTGACCCTGGTGCACAAGGGCAACATCATGAAGTACACGGAGGGGGCCTTCCGGGAGTGGGGCTACGAGGTCGCGGCCCGGGAGTTCGCCGAGAAGACGGTCACCGAGACCGAGCTCCGCGCTCGGGAGCACGGCCGCGACCTGGCGGGGGCGCTGCCGCCGGGGACGATCCTGGTCAACGACCGGATTGCCGACGCCATGTTCCAGGAGATCCTCCTGCGGCCCGAGCGCTACGACGTGCTCGCCCTCTCGAACCTCAACGGCGACTACATCTCCGACGCCGCGGCGGCCCAGGTGGGCGGCCTGGGGCTCGCACCCGGCGCGAACATCGGAGACGACTACGCCGTCTTCGAGGCCACCCACGGCACCGCTCCGGACATCGCGGGCCTGGGGAAGGCCAACCCCGGGAGCCTCATCCTCTCGGGGGCCATGCTCCTGCGCCACGTGGGCATGCCCGAGGCCGCGTCGCGCCTGCAGGAAGCCGTCACGCGCGTGCTGGCCTCCGGGCGGGTCACGCCGGATCTGGCTGCCGGGATGGACAACCCCCGGGTCCTCACCACGTCGGCCTTCGGCCGGGCCGTAGCCGCCGAGGCCGCCTGAGGGAGGGGGCGGCCGGCGGCATCGGGCGCCCTGCCATCCGGTCGTTCTTGACTTGGCCCCACCCCTATACTATCGTGGCGGCCTCTCGTTTTGTGCCCCCATTTCAAGGCTTTGAGAGACCGGTTTGCCACGTGCTCGCTCCCCGGCGCCGAGAGATCCCGGTCGCTGGCTTCCCAGAACCTGGACCGCGGCGCTCTTGGTGCTGGCGTGTGCCCTGCCGGTGCAGGCCAAGGTCTATATCGACATCAACGCGCCGGGCCTGCGGCGAATTCCCCTGGCCGTGCCCTCCCTGCGGCAGGAGGGGGGAGACACGGGGGACGCCCACGCCGAGATCGCCCGGGTGCTGCGCTCGAACCTGGGAACCACCGAGCTCTTCGAGGTGCTCGACCCCCGGGGCTACCTGGAGGATCCCCAGCGCGCGCCCCTGCAACCCACCGCGGCGGCCTTTGCCGACTGGTTCGCCATCGGGGCCGAGGTGCTCATCAAGGGCGGGATCTCCCGGGCGGGGGGGGGCGAGCTCTCGGTGGATCTCTGGGCCTACGACGTGCTGCGCCGCCAGACGCTCTTCGGCCGCCACTACGCGGCGCCGGCCGCGGCGGCCCGCACGGTGGCCCACATGTTCGCCAACACCGTGCTGGAGGAATTCACCGGCGCGCCGGGGCCCTTCGGGACCCGGATCGCTTACGTGGTGCAGGAGGGGAAGGCAAAGGAGCTCGCCGTCGCC encodes:
- the icd gene encoding NADP-dependent isocitrate dehydrogenase, producing MTPSPAAVPVVLIQGDGIGPEVAPAAVEAIEAAVKAAYGGARSLAWREALAGRAAFDRTGSPLPPETLEAIRAARVALKGPLETPVGGGIRSLNVALRQTLDLYACVRPVRAFPGVPAPVVHPERLDIVIFRENTEDVYAGIEWREGTPEAHKLIRFLAEEMGAAIPEDSGIGIKPMSVRGSKRLVRRAIRYALESGRRSVTLVHKGNIMKYTEGAFREWGYEVAAREFAEKTVTETELRAREHGRDLAGALPPGTILVNDRIADAMFQEILLRPERYDVLALSNLNGDYISDAAAAQVGGLGLAPGANIGDDYAVFEATHGTAPDIAGLGKANPGSLILSGAMLLRHVGMPEAASRLQEAVTRVLASGRVTPDLAAGMDNPRVLTTSAFGRAVAAEAA